A section of the Ranitomeya imitator isolate aRanImi1 chromosome 7, aRanImi1.pri, whole genome shotgun sequence genome encodes:
- the LOC138644843 gene encoding gamma-crystallin 2-like — MGKIIFYEDKNFQGRSYECNSDNTDLHSHFSRCNSIKVETGNWMVYERANNQGHQYFLRRGEYPDFQHWMGFNDSISSCRIIPQHRGTFRIRIYEREDFRGHTVEFIEDCPQVYEEFKYHDICSCNVLEGHWIFYELPSYRGHQYYLRPGEYRRYSDWGAVNSRVGSFRRVQDLH, encoded by the exons ATGGGAAAG ATCATCTTTTATGAAGACAAGAACTTCCAGGGTCGCTCCTATGAGTGCAACTCTGACAACACAGATCTTCACTCCCATTTCAGCCGCTGTAACTCTATCAAAGTGGAAACTGGAAACTGGATGGTGTATGAACGTGCCAACAATCAGGGGCACCAGTACTTTTTAAGAAGGGGAGAATATCCTGATTTCCAGCACTGGATGGGCTTCAATGACTCCATCAGCTCTTGTCGTATTATTCCTCAG CATCGTGGAACTTTCCGCATTAGAATCTATGAGAGAGAAGACTTCCGGGGCCACACAGTGGAATTCATTGAAGATTGCCCACAAGTTTACGAAGAATTTAAATACCATGACATCTGCTCTTGCAATGTGCTCGAGGGACACTGGATCTTCTATGAATTGCCCAGTTATAGAGGGCATCAGTATTACCTCAGACCTGGAGAGTACAGGAGATACTCTGATTGGGGAGCTGTGAATTCAAGGGTTGGCTCCTTTAGAAGGGTTCAGGATCTGCACTAA